In Hyalangium ruber, the DNA window ACGGTGCCGTCGGGCACCACCTCCGTCCTCGAGGTGGATGGCTCGCCGCTGCGGGCCTCCTACCTGCGCTTCACCGTGCCGGACCTGGGCAAGCCCGTGGTCGGCGCGCGGCTGCGGCTGTTCGCCGTGAACGCCACCTCCGACGGCCCGAAGGTCCACGCGACCGCCAACGGCTGGTCGGAGTCGACCGGCGTGACGTGGAACACGCGGCCGGCCAACACCAGCGGCGCGCTCGCGGACACGGGGACCGTGGGGAACGAGACCTGGGTGCAGTACGACGTGGGCAGCGCGATCCAGGGAGCCGGGGTGTACAGCTTCGGGCTCATGGCCGATGTGACGGACGGCGTGGACTTCGTCGCCCGCGCCAGCACCCGCACGGAGGCCACGCCGCGCCTCATCCTCATCACCGAGCAGCAGGTGTGCTCCGATCCTCCGGATGGGGGCACGGGCACGCCTCCGGACGGAGGCACGGGCTCTCCCGACGCGGGCACCCCGCCTCCCACCAGCGGCGACTGGACGTTCTACGGCACCGCGCAAGGCGCTCCCCGCTACGTGTACGGCGTGAGCGCCGACCAGGGAGGCAACATCTGGGTGGCGGGCGGTGAAGAGGGCCTGTTCGTGCTCCAGCAGGGCCAGACCCAGTTCCGCCGCTTCACCATGGCCGATGGCCTGCGGCCCTACGGCTACATGATCGACGGCAGCGCCCCGACGGGAACCAAGTACCTGAAGGTCATCTCCGTCGCCGGAGGCCCTCCGGGCGTCGCCTTCGTGGGCTACGAGGGCAAGAAGCCCGCTTCGGGCATGCCCACCTGCGAGGACGAGTGGGATCAGGCCTACGCCGCTGGCCGCCCTCCGGACGCGAGCATCTACAAGAGCGGTGACGCGGACCGCGTGACGCTGACCCCCACCGGCATCCAGGTGGTGCATTACGACTTGTCGACGGGTCCCAACAAGGTCGCCGCCGAGCCGCGAGGGCGCGAGAAGATCTGCAACATCCTGCGCATCGCCTACGACCCCGTGACGAAGAGCGTCTGGTTCGGCGCCAACCACGGCTTCTCCTGGGGCAAGTCGGACTTCGCCGGCTACAGCTGCGCCCCAGGGACGTGGGACTACGGCTGCGCCGGAGTGATGGAGCACGTCCACCCCGCCATCAACGCGTGGAACTCGGACGGGACGCGCGCGGTGCTGCTCACCGACGCGTACTACGGCGTCTCGGTGGCCTCCAACGGAGACGTGTGGTTCGGCGGCGCCAACCGCTCCACCCGCTTCCGCTATGGCACCAACGGCAGGAACTACTGGCAGGCCCAGGTGGAGACCGAGGGCAGCAACTACATCTGGAACCGCCTCGACATCTGGCCGGACGCCGTGGGCGAGCCGAACATGCCCACGAAGGCGCAGCGCGTAGACGACCATGTGTCGGGCATGGCGGTGATGAGCGACCAGTCCGTGTGGGTGGGCAGCTTCACCCTGGGCCTCGCCCAGCTCAGCTCGAGCGGCCAGCGCCTGCGCACGCTGTCGACCGAGCTCGTCGACGGGCACGGGTACGTGTCGGCGGTGGCCGGAGATCCGCTCGATAACAGCGTGTGGGCTGGCGCCAGTTGGGGCGGAGGCTTGAGCCGGGTGCGCGGCAACACGGTGCTGCACTACGGCAGCGGCGTCCTCCCCAGCCACCTCATCTGGATGCGCATCTCGGACATCCAGGTGGACCGCTCGGGCACGACGCGGCGCATCCTCGTGGGCTTCGAGGGCACCGCCAGCACTCCCGGGTCCATCGGCGTGTACCACGGGCAGTAGACCCCAGCGCGGAAGGGGCCGAGGCATCCGCGAGCCTCGGCCCCACCCTGCCCTCGAAGCGTCACGCGATCCGGGATAGCTTCCCCAGGACATGAATCGCCCGACCTGCCTTGGAACCTGCGCGCTGCTCGCGGCGCTGCTTCTGTCCGGACTCGCCTCCGCCGAGGAACCCGAGGTGCCCGAGTATGCGGAGGGCTGGAAGCAGACCTGGCTGGAGGCCAAGAAGAACGGCTCGCTCCAGCTGACCGGCAAGCTCTCCACTCCCTCCATCAGCCCCGGCACCCAGGAACTGTTCGCCGTCCTGGAGCTGCGCACGGTCGACTTTCCTCCGGGGGAGCGCGCCCCGGCGAGCGTGGCGCTGGTCATCGATCGCTCCGCCTCCACCGCGGGCCGTCGCCTGCTCATCGCCAAGAAGACCGCGCTGGCGCTGATCTCCGGCCTGAGCGAGCGGGATCAGCTCGCCATCGTCCTGGTGGGCAACGCACCCGAGGTCTTCCCGCTCCAGCCCGTGACGGCCGAGAACCGCGAGAAGATGAAGGCCTTCGTGGAGGAGGCCCAGGCGCTGGGCCGCAGCGATCTCTCCGGAGGCCTCGACGAGGCCATCGCGACGCTCAACAAGAACAAGGAAGGGGACTTCTTCCGTCAGGTGATCCTCTTCAGTGACGGCCAGGCCACCGAGGGCATGGTGGACGCGGTGGGCCTGGCGCAGATCGCCCGGGATATCCGAGAGGACCACAGCATCCACGTGAACACCGTGGCCATCGGCGAGGACGCCAACCTGGAGCTGATGGCGGGGATGGCCAAGGAGGGCTGGGGCTTCGCCGCCAGCATGAACGACTCGTCCGAGGTGGAGCGGGTGGCCAAGCGGCAGCGGTGGCAGCTCATGCAGCGCGCGGCGGACAAGGTGGTGCTGCGCGTGAAGCTGCCCTCCACGGTGAGCATCGTGGACGTCCTCGGACATGAGTCCTCGCGGCAGGGAGACACCCTGCTGATCCCCGTCGGCGAGCTGGGCCCCGGAGAGGTGCTGCGCACGATCCTCCAGCTGTCCACGACCAACACCGGCAAGCAGGCGCGCCCGCTCGAGATCGCCCAGGTGGAGCTGCAGTACGAGAACGCGCTCACCGAGCGGACCAAGTCGCAAGAGCTCGCGCTGAAAGCCGAGTTCAAGCCCCAGAAGAGCAAGGCGCCGCCGGAGCTGGACACCGAGGCCCTCCAGCAGGTGACCCGATCGCTCCTGACGCGACAGCTGGCACGCGCCACGGAGACGGCCGCGGAGGGCGACGTCCCAGGCGCCACGAAGCTCCTGGAGGAGACGCGCGGCACCCTGAAGCGCCTGAGCACCCAGGGGAAGTTCGACGTGGGCGAGGAGCTGGCCATGCTCGAGGCGAAGAGCCACGAGATCGCCCCGAAGCCCGCCGCCAAGAAGAAGAAGCGCTAACGCAGCCCCATCGCGAGGAGAGGTCCGTGAGCGTCACGACATTCGAGAAGCCGGGGGCGAAGGTCCGGCTCGATGACATTTCCGAGAAGCCCCCGAAGAAGCTGACCGAGGAGGAGGCCCGAAAGGAGTTCGACAAGCTCGGAGAGGAGCTGTTCGACCTCCAGGACCTGCTCTGGGGCGCGCGCCAGCACTCCGTGCTCGTCATCCTCCAGGGCCGGGACAGCGCCGGCAAGGACGGCGCCGTCAAGCACGTGGCGGGCTTCCTCAACCCGCGCGGCGTCCATGTGACGTCCTTCGGCGCGCCCACGCCCGAGGAGCTGGAGCACGACTTCCTCTGGCGCATCCACCGCCACGCCCCACGCAAGGGCGAGTTCGGCATCTTCAACCGCTCCCACTACGAGGACGTGCTCGTCGTGCGCGTCCACGATCTCGTGCCGAAGTCCCTCTGGAAGGAGCGCTACGATCACATCCGCGACTTCGAGGAGCTGCTCGCCGAGCACGGGACGATCATCCTCAAGTTCTTCCTCCACATCAGCCACGACGAGCAGAAGAAGCGCCTGCTCAAGCGCGAGGAGGATGCGCGCAAGTCCTGGAAGCTCAACGCCGGCGACTGGGAGGACCGCGAGCACTGGGACGACTACACGGAGGCCTACGAGGAGGCCATCTCCCGCACCGCGTCCAAGCACGCGCCGTGGATCATCGTGCCCTCGGACACCAAGTGGTACCGCAACCTCGTGGTGGCGCGCTCCATCGCCGAGGCACTGCGGCCTCACCGTCGGGACTGGCAGAAGCACCTGGACGCCGTCGGTGAGGCCAAGAAGGCGGAGCTCGCGAGCTACCGCAAGAAGAAGAAGTGAGCCCTGTCGACTACTGGGGCGGCAGGGACTTGCGTACGCTCTCGCGGGCCTCCATGCGCGCCACCCAGGCCTTCACGTTCGGGTAGGCCTCGAAGTCGAAGCCCATGGGGGTGCGCAGCTGCAGGCTGGACACGAGCGAGAAGTCGGCGATGGAGAGCTTGCCGCAGAGGTACTCTTTGCCGGCCAGGGCGTTCTCCAGGACGGCGAGATCGCGGCGAACCTTCTCCATGCCCGCGGCGTACTGCTCGTCGTTCTTCTCGCGGCCGATCATCTTGACGTACACGGTCTGCATCATCACATCCGTGGTGGAGGGCGACAGGGTCGTCGCATGCCACTGCAGCCACTGGTGCATCTGCGCCAGGCCCTTGGGATCGGTGGGCATCAGCCCGCTCTCGGGCTTCTTGGCGGCCAGGTAACAGAGGATGGCGTTCGATTCCCAGAGGTGAAGTCCGTCGTCCTCGAGCACGGGCACCTTGCCGTTGGGGT includes these proteins:
- a CDS encoding DUF7594 domain-containing protein yields the protein MRWAACVAAIGFLVRCGGGLGTTEGYTEQRWGVEEVRTFAPVADARVEAGAPSQNFGGSSVLKVDGSPEYASYLRFELSGLSGTISHAKLRLYATDATANGPAVYTTGSGWQEGSLTFDSKPAPQSLLSNAGAVAANAWVEWDVTAAVQGNGTVSFAVRPTGGDGTVFHSREASTASLRPQLVVTLNTGSGNCTVQRQEHTVLATDSISVAGETPTVPSGTTSVLEVDGSPLRASYLRFTVPDLGKPVVGARLRLFAVNATSDGPKVHATANGWSESTGVTWNTRPANTSGALADTGTVGNETWVQYDVGSAIQGAGVYSFGLMADVTDGVDFVARASTRTEATPRLILITEQQVCSDPPDGGTGTPPDGGTGSPDAGTPPPTSGDWTFYGTAQGAPRYVYGVSADQGGNIWVAGGEEGLFVLQQGQTQFRRFTMADGLRPYGYMIDGSAPTGTKYLKVISVAGGPPGVAFVGYEGKKPASGMPTCEDEWDQAYAAGRPPDASIYKSGDADRVTLTPTGIQVVHYDLSTGPNKVAAEPRGREKICNILRIAYDPVTKSVWFGANHGFSWGKSDFAGYSCAPGTWDYGCAGVMEHVHPAINAWNSDGTRAVLLTDAYYGVSVASNGDVWFGGANRSTRFRYGTNGRNYWQAQVETEGSNYIWNRLDIWPDAVGEPNMPTKAQRVDDHVSGMAVMSDQSVWVGSFTLGLAQLSSSGQRLRTLSTELVDGHGYVSAVAGDPLDNSVWAGASWGGGLSRVRGNTVLHYGSGVLPSHLIWMRISDIQVDRSGTTRRILVGFEGTASTPGSIGVYHGQ
- a CDS encoding vWA domain-containing protein, which encodes MNRPTCLGTCALLAALLLSGLASAEEPEVPEYAEGWKQTWLEAKKNGSLQLTGKLSTPSISPGTQELFAVLELRTVDFPPGERAPASVALVIDRSASTAGRRLLIAKKTALALISGLSERDQLAIVLVGNAPEVFPLQPVTAENREKMKAFVEEAQALGRSDLSGGLDEAIATLNKNKEGDFFRQVILFSDGQATEGMVDAVGLAQIARDIREDHSIHVNTVAIGEDANLELMAGMAKEGWGFAASMNDSSEVERVAKRQRWQLMQRAADKVVLRVKLPSTVSIVDVLGHESSRQGDTLLIPVGELGPGEVLRTILQLSTTNTGKQARPLEIAQVELQYENALTERTKSQELALKAEFKPQKSKAPPELDTEALQQVTRSLLTRQLARATETAAEGDVPGATKLLEETRGTLKRLSTQGKFDVGEELAMLEAKSHEIAPKPAAKKKKR
- a CDS encoding PPK2 family polyphosphate kinase, which codes for MSVTTFEKPGAKVRLDDISEKPPKKLTEEEARKEFDKLGEELFDLQDLLWGARQHSVLVILQGRDSAGKDGAVKHVAGFLNPRGVHVTSFGAPTPEELEHDFLWRIHRHAPRKGEFGIFNRSHYEDVLVVRVHDLVPKSLWKERYDHIRDFEELLAEHGTIILKFFLHISHDEQKKRLLKREEDARKSWKLNAGDWEDREHWDDYTEAYEEAISRTASKHAPWIIVPSDTKWYRNLVVARSIAEALRPHRRDWQKHLDAVGEAKKAELASYRKKKK
- a CDS encoding glutathione S-transferase family protein, which encodes MKLYHHPFSSAAFKVRALIHELGLPCEMVTIDMSKGEHKMPDFIAKNPNGKVPVLEDDGLHLWESNAILCYLAAKKPESGLMPTDPKGLAQMHQWLQWHATTLSPSTTDVMMQTVYVKMIGREKNDEQYAAGMEKVRRDLAVLENALAGKEYLCGKLSIADFSLVSSLQLRTPMGFDFEAYPNVKAWVARMEARESVRKSLPPQ